A genomic window from Providencia alcalifaciens includes:
- the dbpA gene encoding ATP-dependent RNA helicase DbpA: MTSFAELNALPAEQLSNLNELGFLTMTPIQEAALPAILAGKDVRAQAKTGSGKTAAFGLGLLQHIDAKNFNTQSLVLCPTRELADQVANELRRLARYIPNLKILTLCGGVPFSVQRDSLVHAAHILVATPGRLLDHLHKETVRLDHLQTLVLDEADRMLDMGFADDIDAVISFAPEDRQTLLFSATWPDSIAAISRRIQNNPQTIEINSVNELPDVEQQFYEVSRHDKIDLLQKLLSREQPASCVVFCNTKKDCQAVYDALMDSRQSVLVLHGDMEQRDRDQTLVQFANGSSRVLVATDVASRGLDIKALEMVINFELSWDPEVHVHRIGRTARAGQSGLAISLCSPEEAQRANVLEEMLNMKLNWLPEPTGLRITPLEAQWATLCLDGGKKAKIRPGDILGALTGDVGLEGDDIGKIAIHPIHAYVAIKKSVANKAWKQLQQGKIKGKSVRARLLK, translated from the coding sequence GTGACTTCATTTGCTGAACTAAATGCGCTTCCTGCGGAGCAACTCTCCAATCTCAATGAATTGGGCTTTTTAACCATGACTCCAATTCAAGAAGCGGCATTACCCGCTATCCTTGCTGGCAAAGATGTGCGAGCCCAAGCTAAGACGGGGAGTGGAAAAACGGCTGCTTTTGGCCTAGGGTTATTACAACATATTGATGCTAAAAACTTTAATACACAATCCCTCGTTTTATGCCCAACAAGAGAGTTGGCGGATCAAGTCGCGAATGAATTACGCCGTTTAGCGCGTTATATTCCTAATCTTAAAATTTTAACCTTATGTGGCGGTGTACCTTTTAGTGTTCAGCGTGATTCTTTAGTACATGCTGCACATATTTTAGTGGCAACACCGGGACGTTTGCTTGACCACTTACATAAAGAAACGGTGCGATTAGATCATTTACAGACACTGGTACTTGATGAAGCTGACCGCATGTTAGATATGGGGTTTGCGGATGATATTGACGCGGTGATCTCTTTCGCGCCAGAAGATAGACAAACACTTTTATTCTCAGCAACATGGCCGGATAGCATTGCAGCAATTAGCCGACGCATCCAAAATAATCCACAAACCATTGAAATTAATTCGGTTAACGAATTACCTGATGTGGAACAGCAGTTTTATGAAGTATCTCGACATGACAAAATTGACTTACTGCAAAAGCTGCTAAGCCGTGAACAACCAGCTTCTTGTGTCGTGTTCTGTAACACGAAAAAGGATTGTCAGGCTGTCTATGATGCTTTAATGGATAGCCGTCAAAGTGTCCTAGTCTTGCATGGTGATATGGAACAGCGCGATCGCGACCAAACCTTAGTTCAATTTGCAAATGGTAGCAGTCGAGTCTTGGTTGCGACGGATGTAGCATCTCGAGGTTTAGACATTAAAGCACTGGAAATGGTGATTAACTTTGAGCTGTCTTGGGATCCTGAAGTGCATGTTCACCGCATTGGCCGTACAGCTCGTGCAGGACAAAGCGGCTTAGCAATAAGCCTATGTTCACCAGAAGAAGCCCAACGCGCAAACGTGCTCGAAGAGATGCTCAACATGAAGCTGAACTGGCTGCCAGAGCCGACAGGGTTACGCATTACGCCATTAGAAGCCCAATGGGCGACCTTATGCCTAGATGGCGGTAAAAAAGCGAAAATACGCCCTGGAGATATTTTAGGCGCATTGACCGGAGACGTTGGTCTAGAAGGGGATGATATTGGTAAAATCGCGATTCACCCAATTCATGCCTACGTTGCGATTAAAAAATCAGTGGCGAACAAAGCGTGGAAGCAATTACAGCAAGGTAAAATCAAAGGCAAATCAGTGAGAGCGAGATTGCTAAAGTAA
- a CDS encoding nitrous oxide-stimulated promoter family protein encodes MVDKRISREIVTIEKMIKIYEKAHPAPHDEPEYYQTLFSYAINRLEKCRYGKEKPACKQCPIHCYQPKQREQMKIIMRWAGPKMLYCHPILAIRHLIDDKKPVPELPPRQRTTSNRDK; translated from the coding sequence ATGGTGGATAAAAGAATATCTCGGGAAATCGTAACTATAGAGAAAATGATAAAAATCTATGAAAAAGCCCATCCAGCACCACATGACGAGCCAGAGTATTACCAAACTCTTTTTTCTTATGCAATTAATCGCTTAGAAAAATGTCGTTATGGTAAAGAAAAACCAGCTTGCAAACAATGCCCTATACATTGCTATCAGCCAAAGCAACGCGAACAAATGAAAATTATTATGCGCTGGGCTGGACCAAAGATGCTTTATTGTCACCCGATCTTAGCAATCCGCCATCTTATTGATGATAAAAAGCCAGTGCCCGAATTACCACCAAGGCAACGCACAACATCTAATAGGGATAAATAA
- a CDS encoding helix-turn-helix transcriptional regulator translates to MNSKLSHQVIKKVRIDKSNPHAILDLTSKGLIIIEKGSILLETPAANESLHEGDILYHKQGSYSFKTENNELDGEFLWISLDDKFLREYLSHYGSQLSEIERTENVANDIIKFTTNPLINELKNSLESFIQTQYPEMILKLRINELLLLLSYSEQGATLLSHLRQLSNRQAERLQTFMENNYLKEWKLNEFARTFGMGLTTFKELFHTVYATSPRSWISEKRIMYAHQLLINTSMSIVEVSMEAGFSSQSYFTQSYHKRFGYTPSRSRKAA, encoded by the coding sequence ATGAACAGTAAATTAAGTCATCAGGTGATAAAAAAAGTACGCATAGATAAAAGTAACCCACATGCAATACTCGATTTAACCTCTAAGGGCCTTATCATCATAGAAAAAGGGTCAATATTACTGGAAACTCCAGCCGCAAATGAAAGCCTACATGAAGGTGATATTCTCTACCATAAGCAGGGGTCATATTCGTTTAAAACAGAGAATAATGAATTAGATGGTGAATTCTTATGGATCTCATTGGATGATAAGTTTTTACGTGAGTATTTGTCTCATTACGGATCTCAACTCAGTGAGATTGAGCGAACTGAAAATGTCGCTAATGACATCATCAAGTTTACAACAAACCCATTAATTAATGAGCTAAAAAATAGCTTAGAATCATTTATTCAAACTCAATATCCTGAAATGATCCTCAAATTAAGAATTAATGAGCTACTCTTGTTATTATCTTATAGTGAGCAAGGAGCAACCCTGTTGTCCCATTTACGACAACTCAGCAATCGCCAAGCTGAGCGTTTGCAGACCTTCATGGAGAATAATTATTTAAAAGAGTGGAAGTTAAATGAGTTTGCCAGAACGTTTGGCATGGGCTTAACAACATTCAAAGAGCTATTTCATACTGTTTATGCGACATCACCACGCTCTTGGATCAGTGAGAAGCGCATCATGTACGCACATCAATTATTGATAAATACGTCGATGAGCATTGTTGAAGTTTCTATGGAAGCCGGCTTTTCAAGTCAGTCTTACTTTACTCAAAGCTATCATAAGCGCTTTGGTTATACCCCCAGTAGGTCGCGTAAAGCCGCCTAG
- the eco gene encoding serine protease inhibitor ecotin, with the protein MKKAILSVMAAVAVSSCAMATEDLGKIAPYPKAESGMTRHVIQLETQQNEYDYMVELVIGKTIKADCNRQWFSGDLEEKTLDGWGYSYYKLDEVKGPASTMMACSESAKNRFITTQLGDDAFVRYNSKLPIVVYAPKDMEVKYRIWSTDDKLMNSAKK; encoded by the coding sequence ATGAAAAAAGCGATTTTATCTGTAATGGCTGCGGTGGCAGTGTCTTCTTGTGCAATGGCGACTGAAGATTTAGGAAAGATCGCACCCTATCCGAAAGCAGAATCCGGGATGACTCGTCATGTGATCCAGCTTGAGACTCAACAAAATGAATATGACTATATGGTTGAGCTGGTTATCGGTAAAACCATCAAAGCGGATTGTAACCGTCAATGGTTCTCAGGGGATTTAGAAGAAAAAACCTTAGATGGATGGGGATATAGCTACTACAAATTAGATGAAGTTAAAGGACCAGCCTCAACAATGATGGCATGTAGCGAATCTGCGAAAAATCGTTTTATCACCACCCAACTAGGGGATGATGCTTTTGTACGTTACAACAGTAAATTACCAATAGTTGTTTATGCACCAAAAGATATGGAAGTGAAGTACCGCATTTGGTCGACAGACGATAAATTAATGAACTCGGCTAAGAAATAA
- a CDS encoding cation diffusion facilitator family transporter: MHKHEIPTSGENEFELQQEKFKAAKKSTLISVAVNALLSIWQIIVGIFSHSSGLIADGIHTLSDLIADFVVLIANKKSHKKPDADHPYGHFRYENGASLILGIILLIVGVGMGWSAVEKMINPELIPEVHTIALVAALTALVAKEGLFRYMLHVANKVNSSMLVANAWHARSDAASSLVVAIGIIGSLCGIRILDPIAALIVGTFVFRMGFKFTYQSMQDLMDKGADEETLEQMNDVLRGIPGVKGFHDLKTRKSGDFFLVDVHLELDGQMTILEGHDIAVNVRKQLMKNPQILDVMTHLDPYDKDCLH, translated from the coding sequence ATGCATAAACATGAAATCCCAACTTCTGGGGAAAATGAATTCGAATTACAACAAGAGAAATTTAAAGCCGCAAAAAAAAGCACATTGATCAGTGTGGCTGTGAATGCGCTGTTGTCCATTTGGCAAATCATTGTCGGTATATTTTCCCATTCATCCGGCTTAATTGCTGATGGTATTCATACACTTTCGGATTTAATTGCAGACTTTGTTGTCCTTATTGCGAATAAAAAAAGTCATAAAAAACCAGATGCTGACCACCCATATGGCCATTTTCGATATGAAAATGGAGCGTCCCTTATTTTAGGGATTATCTTGTTGATCGTGGGTGTGGGAATGGGGTGGTCTGCGGTCGAAAAAATGATTAACCCAGAGTTAATCCCAGAAGTTCATACGATTGCATTAGTCGCTGCATTAACGGCTCTGGTTGCGAAGGAAGGCTTATTCCGCTACATGCTGCATGTCGCCAATAAAGTTAATTCAAGCATGTTAGTGGCGAATGCTTGGCATGCGCGTTCTGATGCAGCCTCCTCATTAGTCGTCGCTATCGGGATTATTGGTAGTTTATGCGGTATCCGCATTCTTGACCCTATTGCCGCCTTAATTGTGGGGACATTTGTTTTCCGAATGGGGTTTAAATTCACTTATCAATCTATGCAAGATTTAATGGATAAAGGGGCTGATGAAGAAACGCTCGAACAAATGAACGATGTTCTTCGAGGTATTCCGGGAGTTAAAGGATTCCATGATTTAAAAACACGTAAATCTGGCGACTTTTTCCTTGTGGATGTTCACTTAGAGTTAGATGGCCAAATGACAATCTTGGAAGGGCATGATATTGCAGTAAATGTGCGTAAACAGTTAATGAAAAATCCACAAATACTGGATGTTATGACCCACTTAGACCCTTACGATAAAGATTGTTTGCATTGA
- a CDS encoding galactose-1-epimerase — translation MQFTKQQRHTLRTPKVVALTNKQGMKIILSSLGASWVSCILPLASGKRDVILGSPNMAAQMEQRVYFGATVGRVANRIANATFDLEGRKYQLAHNQGVHCLHGGGDNFSYRVWSIAQPDQQQAIFTLVSSDGDQGFPGELKVEVHYTLTDDNQVVINYRYQCNQDCPVNLTNYTYFNLAGEQSDRTAFEHDLQMQTTYFLPQDSEGLPTGEWREVTGTYFDFRQKKRIGYDFLQDEEQQAVGGYDHTFVFDESVVDGRQIVGTLSSPNGDVQMNMVSTSPAIHLYTGNHLVSVLGKSKTYTPFSGIVLAPQYPFDGFGHAESDSANPIIAKTDQIYTSQTRYQFIF, via the coding sequence ATGCAGTTTACCAAGCAACAACGCCACACTCTACGCACACCGAAGGTCGTTGCACTCACAAATAAACAGGGAATGAAAATTATTTTGAGTAGTTTAGGTGCCAGCTGGGTGAGCTGTATATTGCCGTTGGCGAGTGGTAAACGCGATGTCATTTTAGGTTCACCTAATATGGCCGCTCAAATGGAGCAGCGAGTCTATTTTGGCGCAACAGTAGGGCGAGTCGCAAATCGTATTGCAAATGCCACTTTCGACCTCGAAGGACGTAAGTATCAACTTGCACATAATCAAGGTGTGCATTGTTTGCATGGTGGGGGTGATAACTTCAGTTATCGAGTATGGTCAATCGCTCAGCCTGACCAACAGCAAGCGATTTTTACTCTTGTCTCTTCTGATGGTGACCAAGGTTTTCCGGGTGAGTTAAAAGTTGAAGTGCATTATACACTCACTGACGATAATCAAGTGGTCATTAACTACCGATATCAATGTAACCAAGATTGCCCTGTTAATCTGACTAATTACACCTATTTTAATCTTGCGGGTGAACAGTCTGATCGCACTGCATTTGAGCATGACCTCCAAATGCAGACTACGTATTTCTTACCGCAGGATAGTGAAGGACTCCCAACAGGGGAATGGCGTGAAGTCACTGGTACTTATTTTGACTTTAGGCAAAAGAAACGCATTGGTTATGATTTTTTACAAGATGAAGAGCAACAAGCGGTAGGCGGATACGACCATACTTTTGTGTTTGATGAGTCAGTCGTTGATGGACGGCAAATTGTGGGGACTTTGAGCTCTCCCAATGGTGATGTGCAAATGAATATGGTGAGTACGTCACCTGCTATTCATCTTTATACGGGGAACCATTTAGTTTCCGTATTAGGCAAAAGTAAAACCTATACGCCATTCTCTGGGATAGTGTTGGCTCCGCAATACCCATTTGATGGCTTTGGGCATGCCGAATCAGATAGCGCAAATCCTATTATTGCTAAAACTGATCAGATTTATACCAGCCAAACTCGCTATCAATTTATTTTTTAG
- a CDS encoding universal stress protein yields the protein MYKKILVPIDLLEDDLNSNIIKHVEDLATLGKPEIHFFSVIPSVELFFGIEVAILPESHKNSAERATLAMRALEEVIKKAKIPGSQITCQVSIGSAKDEILDYAKTINADLIVVGSHHPSTSTYLLGSTASAIVRHAQTSVFVVR from the coding sequence ATGTATAAGAAGATATTGGTTCCTATTGATCTGTTAGAAGATGATTTAAATTCAAACATCATCAAACACGTGGAAGATTTGGCAACATTGGGTAAGCCTGAGATTCACTTTTTCTCGGTGATCCCGAGTGTTGAACTATTTTTTGGTATTGAAGTTGCTATTTTACCTGAAAGCCATAAAAATTCGGCTGAGCGTGCAACACTCGCAATGCGGGCATTAGAAGAAGTGATCAAAAAGGCTAAAATTCCAGGCTCTCAAATTACATGTCAAGTCAGCATTGGTTCAGCAAAAGACGAAATTTTAGATTACGCAAAAACCATTAATGCCGACCTGATTGTCGTCGGTTCTCATCATCCAAGTACATCCACTTATTTATTAGGTTCGACTGCATCCGCCATTGTACGTCATGCGCAAACATCAGTGTTTGTCGTTCGTTAA
- a CDS encoding DUF465 domain-containing protein: MLSADQDLVSQLISTHPRFQSLYEKHHQLDKEISKLEGPSGAGYNDQVAKLKKEKLHLKDEMQRIMQTSR; the protein is encoded by the coding sequence ATGTTATCTGCTGATCAAGATTTAGTTTCACAATTAATCTCCACACATCCCCGCTTTCAATCTCTCTATGAGAAGCATCACCAGTTAGATAAAGAAATTAGTAAGCTTGAAGGACCTTCAGGTGCCGGCTATAACGATCAGGTCGCCAAACTTAAAAAAGAAAAACTGCATCTAAAAGATGAAATGCAGAGAATCATGCAAACCAGCCGATAA